AGCTTGCTAAAGCTATTGGTAAAAAAGTTGATGCAAGTGGGATTAATACCGAAGCAGATAAAAATGATTCTTTAGTTGCAGGTGTGTTTCAGATAATTGCTGATTTAAAGACTAAATTGACAGCGATGGAAGCCCAAAAAGTTAATGTTTCTGATGATTTGAAGGGAAAGATTATTGCTGCTAAAAAGATAAGTGATGATTTTTTAACTAAAGTAAAAAGCCAGCATAATAACCTTGGGCAAAGTGCTGAAGCCCCAAAAGCTATAAAGAAAGATAATGTTGATAACACTAAAGGTGCTAAAGAGCTTGCTGATCTCAACACAGCAATTGATGTATTGTTAAAGGGTGCTAACACAGCCGTAGAATCTGCAATT
This genomic window from Borrelia coriaceae contains:
- a CDS encoding Vsp/OspC family lipoprotein, whose amino-acid sequence is MKINIKNIKVRSICATLFISLFLSCNNSGGELKGDEVAKSTDIVPNLKEISEKIKKASDFAQSVKEIETLVKSIDELAKAIGKKVDASGINTEADKNDSLVAGVFQIIADLKTKLTAMEAQKVNVSDDLKGKIIAAKKISDDFLTKVKSQHNNLGQSAEAPKAIKKDNVDNTKGAKELADLNTAIDVLLKGANTAVESAIEELTRPTKREVTSKS